The sequence TTATTTTTTTATTATTAATTTTTAAAGATATGTTTTTCATTTTAAAATAATTTTATGGATTAAATCATAAAAGGTTTGCGGAGCACATTGTCCCAAGGGACACAAACTTGACAATTGCATGGTATTTAAAATATCTTGCCAAACTTTTAAATCAAGATTTTTATTTTCAATTAATTCATTAATGCGATATAAACCTTCGCGACAGGGAACACATTTATCACAGTTACCTTGAAGCAAAAACTGACTCCATTCGTGCATAAGTTTAAAAGCGTCAGTCTTTTTTTTGTTATAAATAATAATTGCTCCAGAGCCGAGTACGGGTTGCTTTAATTCTTTGGGTAGTAAAATTGAGCCAATCGCACCACCGCCGGCTTTAATAAAAAAATCAAATTTGGGATAATTGTTGGTTTGCTCTAGAATTTTTTTAATAGATAATTTTTCATCAAATTCATAGACGCCCGGATTTGGTAAATCGCCACTCAAAGAATAAAAACGCGTATGATTATATTTATCTTGATAAATTTGGCTAACTGCATAAAAAGTTTCAACGTTATTAATTAAAGTTGGACAGCCATATAAACCAGATTGAGTCGGGTAGGGTGGCTTTTCTTCGGGTGTTAAATAATCACCTTGAATATTTTTAATGGCCACACTTTCTTCG is a genomic window of Patescibacteria group bacterium containing:
- a CDS encoding NADH-ubiquinone oxidoreductase-F iron-sulfur binding region domain-containing protein; the protein is MTQTNLISKIKQAQLCGRSGSGFPTGLKWEFVKQATSKTKYVICNASEGEPNVFKDKYLLENYPQEIINGIKLALKTVGAQQAYIYLNHDYYKLFKNKLTKLIGKNKIELFKKQGGYIAGEESVAIKNIQGDYLTPEEKPPYPTQSGLYGCPTLINNVETFYAVSQIYQDKYNHTRFYSLSGDLPNPGVYEFDEKLSIKKILEQTNNYPKFDFFIKAGGGAIGSILLPKELKQPVLGSGAIIIYNKKKTDAFKLMHEWSQFLLQGNCDKCVPCREGLYRINELIENKNLDLKVWQDILNTMQLSSLCPLGQCAPQTFYDLIHKIILK